The following are encoded in a window of Bacillus sp. SORGH_AS_0510 genomic DNA:
- a CDS encoding diaminopimelate decarboxylase, producing MDLAYEQMEGLNAEFGSSFFLLDVNKLKRNYQKIDHAFRSRYQNFIIGYSYKTNYLPYLCKELDQLGAYAEVVSRLEYDLAVKIGVNPQNIIFNGPLKMSEDIETALENESTLNLDSFYEIEYVKNYCLKNKLKPVKVGLRVNFDLSSNGESPLQEGYEVSRFGFCVSNGSFHSAVQRLKECENIQIVGLHGHFSTRERKVETYGTITRKLCELAKQYIPDSVEYIDIGGGIYGELPASFKLKAPSFEDYAETVCHIMNIEFEEQGRKPYLIVEPGISMVANAFTFISKVIETKKVQDKYFVLIDGSVHNVKPTMHKRNLPMRLVFQHPDSTPHATYNIVGYTCMEKDYLGYELVGQLPIKDDYVIFENVGAYTIVFNPPFIKERPGIVAFENEEFYIIRKKESMKEFFNEDLYVFKKPRTEVPK from the coding sequence ATGGACTTAGCATATGAACAGATGGAAGGCTTAAACGCAGAGTTTGGGTCTTCTTTTTTCTTATTAGATGTAAATAAATTGAAAAGAAATTACCAAAAGATAGACCATGCATTTAGAAGTAGATATCAGAATTTTATTATTGGATATTCGTATAAAACAAACTATTTACCTTACTTATGTAAAGAGTTGGACCAACTAGGGGCATATGCTGAAGTGGTCTCAAGATTGGAGTATGACTTAGCGGTAAAAATAGGGGTGAATCCACAAAATATTATTTTTAATGGACCATTGAAAATGTCTGAAGATATTGAAACAGCTTTAGAAAATGAAAGTACCTTAAACCTGGATTCATTCTATGAAATAGAGTATGTAAAGAACTATTGCTTAAAGAACAAACTCAAGCCGGTAAAAGTAGGTTTACGTGTGAATTTTGATCTTTCAAGTAATGGTGAAAGTCCACTACAGGAAGGTTACGAGGTCAGTAGATTTGGATTCTGTGTTTCAAATGGGAGCTTTCATTCTGCTGTACAAAGGCTTAAGGAATGTGAAAATATCCAAATCGTAGGATTACATGGACATTTCTCTACGAGAGAAAGAAAAGTGGAGACCTATGGGACAATTACGAGGAAACTATGTGAACTGGCAAAGCAATATATCCCCGATTCAGTGGAGTATATTGACATAGGAGGAGGCATCTATGGAGAACTTCCAGCATCCTTTAAATTGAAAGCTCCTAGTTTTGAGGATTATGCTGAAACGGTTTGTCATATTATGAACATTGAATTTGAAGAGCAAGGAAGAAAACCATATTTAATAGTAGAACCCGGCATCTCAATGGTAGCCAATGCATTTACCTTTATCTCAAAAGTAATAGAGACGAAAAAGGTACAAGACAAATATTTTGTACTTATTGATGGCAGTGTCCACAACGTTAAACCTACCATGCATAAACGAAATCTTCCTATGCGTTTAGTGTTCCAACATCCTGATAGTACCCCCCATGCAACTTATAATATAGTCGGTTATACCTGCATGGAGAAGGATTATTTGGGATATGAACTAGTTGGGCAATTACCAATCAAAGATGATTATGTTATTTTCGAGAATGTGGGTGCATATACCATTGTTTTTAATCCGCCATTTATAAAAGAAAGACCGGGAATTGTGGCCTTTGAAAATGAAGAATTCTATATCATTCGTAAAAAGGAAAGCATGAAAGAATTTTTTAATGAAGATCTTTATGTATTTAAAAAACCAAGGACTGAGGTGCCAAAATGA
- a CDS encoding ATP-grasp domain-containing protein has protein sequence MNILLCSAGRRVKLVKYFKEELQKRGGKVVAADCDSSAPALYLADKAEIVPRITDPEYISHIKQICKKHNIHGVLSLIDPELSLLAEHIDEFEKENIKVIVSNKDVINICFDKFLTYTFLTSHHLPAIPTYIKMEDIIADIEKNELQFPLILKPRKGSASLGISIIHSTEELYALWKETDEWIAQPFIQGTEYGVDCYVDLVNDKTTNIFCKKKIKMRAGETDKSISVHDPALIHLIEQVLSKLNAIGPVDIDCFKTERGYIISEVNPRFGGGYLHAHEEGQNFVINILTNLAGVPNQVDIGNYSNGSVMIKFDDVLILKGIDQILNDQQLHELI, from the coding sequence ATGAATATATTACTATGCAGTGCTGGTAGAAGAGTTAAATTGGTCAAATATTTTAAGGAAGAGTTGCAGAAGAGAGGGGGAAAGGTGGTAGCAGCAGATTGTGATTCATCAGCACCGGCCTTGTACCTTGCTGACAAAGCAGAGATCGTTCCCCGCATTACCGATCCAGAGTATATCTCGCACATCAAACAAATTTGCAAAAAGCACAATATTCATGGAGTGTTAAGTCTGATTGATCCTGAATTAAGCCTTCTAGCTGAACATATTGACGAGTTTGAAAAAGAGAATATAAAAGTAATTGTTTCAAACAAAGATGTGATAAACATTTGTTTTGATAAATTCCTAACCTATACATTTCTAACATCACACCACCTTCCTGCAATCCCCACATATATAAAGATGGAGGATATCATTGCTGACATCGAAAAGAATGAACTTCAATTTCCATTAATACTTAAACCAAGAAAAGGAAGTGCAAGTCTAGGAATCTCTATTATTCACTCGACAGAGGAGCTATACGCTCTATGGAAAGAAACGGATGAATGGATTGCTCAGCCATTTATCCAAGGAACGGAATATGGTGTTGATTGCTATGTAGATCTTGTAAATGATAAAACCACCAATATTTTTTGCAAAAAGAAAATAAAAATGAGGGCAGGAGAAACCGACAAATCTATATCCGTTCATGATCCAGCACTAATACATCTTATTGAACAGGTATTAAGTAAGCTAAATGCAATCGGACCTGTAGATATTGATTGTTTTAAAACAGAGCGTGGATACATCATTTCAGAAGTAAACCCCAGGTTTGGAGGGGGATATTTACATGCACACGAAGAAGGGCAAAACTTTGTTATAAATATACTTACCAATTTAGCGGGTGTTCCTAATCAAGTAGATATTGGGAATTATTCGAATGGGTCTGTCATGATCAAGTTTGATGATGTCCTGATTTTAAAAGGAATAGATCAAATCCTAAACGACCAACAATTACACGAGTTAATATAA